Proteins encoded in a region of the Mycobacterium branderi genome:
- a CDS encoding 3-deoxy-7-phosphoheptulonate synthase has protein sequence MSTASSAATNDTSDRRIVAFREIPAPNAIRTELPLTSARAEAVQRDRDDIAAVLGGRDNRLLVVVGPCSVHDPAAALDYAHRLAELATIYGDRLKIVMRVYFEKPRTTVGWKGLINDPGLDGSFDVARGLRTARRLLLDVIDLGLPVGCEFLEPTSPQYIADAVAWGAIGARTTESQVHRQLASGLSMPVGFKNGTDGAIQVAIDGVKAAAAPHSFFGVDNVGRAAVVETTGNPDCHVILRGGSAGPNHDAASVATAVAQLRKLGLPGHVMIDCSHANSGKDHVRQAQVAAEVTARIGAGERGIAGLMLESFLVAGAQPLSGELVYGRSVTDPCMDLSTTADVLAGLYAAKG, from the coding sequence ATGTCGACCGCCAGTAGTGCCGCGACAAACGACACCAGCGACCGCCGGATCGTCGCATTCCGAGAAATCCCGGCGCCCAACGCAATCCGCACCGAGCTGCCACTGACGTCGGCCCGGGCCGAGGCCGTCCAGCGCGACCGCGACGATATCGCCGCAGTCCTGGGCGGTCGCGATAACCGACTGCTGGTCGTCGTCGGGCCCTGCTCAGTCCACGATCCGGCCGCCGCGCTGGACTACGCACATCGCCTCGCCGAGCTCGCCACCATCTACGGCGACCGACTGAAAATCGTGATGCGGGTCTACTTCGAGAAACCCCGCACCACTGTCGGCTGGAAGGGACTGATCAACGATCCGGGCCTGGACGGCAGCTTCGACGTCGCACGCGGACTGCGCACTGCCCGTCGGCTACTGCTCGACGTCATCGACCTCGGCCTGCCGGTGGGCTGCGAGTTCCTGGAGCCCACCAGCCCGCAGTACATCGCCGACGCGGTCGCCTGGGGCGCGATCGGCGCCCGAACGACCGAATCACAAGTGCACCGGCAGTTGGCGTCCGGGCTGTCAATGCCGGTCGGATTCAAGAACGGCACCGACGGTGCCATCCAGGTCGCGATCGACGGCGTCAAAGCCGCGGCCGCACCACACAGCTTTTTCGGCGTCGACAACGTCGGCCGCGCAGCCGTTGTGGAGACGACGGGCAACCCCGACTGCCATGTGATCCTGCGGGGCGGCTCTGCCGGTCCCAACCACGATGCCGCCTCGGTGGCTACCGCGGTCGCGCAACTCCGCAAACTGGGATTGCCCGGACACGTCATGATCGACTGTTCGCATGCCAACTCCGGTAAGGACCACGTCCGCCAGGCGCAGGTCGCGGCGGAGGTGACCGCACGCATCGGCGCGGGCGAACGCGGCATCGCCGGCCTGATGCTGGAAAGCTTCTTGGTCGCAGGCGCGCAACCGCTGAGCGGGGAGTTGGTATACGGCCGATCGGTGACCGATCCGTGCATGGACTTGTCCACCACCGCCGACGTGTTGGCGGGTCTCTACGCAGCGAAGGGCTGA
- a CDS encoding pyridoxamine 5'-phosphate oxidase family protein: MAKVFSRVDESLQEFIRQQAMFFVATAPSEGGRVNLSPKGYRDTFAVLDERRVAYLDLFGSGAETIAHLRDNGRITVMFCSFARNSRILRLFGTGRVVRPDDVEFDSLRPYFGMQHPGIRAAIVIDVERIADACGFSVPYYELVGERPVLDAHHTKQPDEKFAHRISGDNRQSIDGLPALEPDHPLPSTIEP, translated from the coding sequence GTGGCGAAGGTGTTCTCGCGTGTCGACGAGTCGTTGCAAGAGTTCATTCGGCAACAGGCCATGTTCTTCGTTGCGACGGCTCCCTCGGAGGGAGGGCGGGTCAACCTGTCGCCCAAGGGATATCGCGATACGTTCGCCGTGCTCGACGAGCGGAGGGTTGCCTATCTCGACCTGTTCGGGAGTGGCGCAGAAACGATCGCGCATCTGCGGGACAACGGTCGGATCACCGTCATGTTCTGCTCGTTTGCCCGAAACTCGCGGATCCTGCGGCTGTTTGGCACCGGACGGGTGGTAAGGCCCGACGATGTCGAATTCGACAGTCTCAGACCATATTTCGGGATGCAGCATCCTGGTATACGGGCGGCCATCGTGATCGACGTCGAGCGGATCGCCGACGCCTGTGGTTTCTCGGTACCCTACTACGAGCTCGTCGGTGAGCGGCCCGTCCTCGATGCGCATCACACCAAGCAGCCCGACGAGAAGTTCGCGCATCGAATCAGTGGCGACAACCGTCAGAGCATCGATGGCCTGCCTGCGCTAGAGCCCGACCATCCTCTGCCGTCGACAATCGAGCCGTGA
- a CDS encoding cytochrome P450 codes for MATRPGMWARWATMHGVPRAFLTVQARRGEPLARLLIGPQRGGDPYPLIEQIRAAGRVKRTRFVSVTADYELCRTILRDNRFGVPSPTNMDLPKPIKWLIRRADTRLPNPAEPPSMLQVDPPDHSRYRQPVAHAFTPHAIDTLRTRAIELTHQLLDRLESTPSPDLIADFATPLPVTIIAEVLGLPEELRPRLLEHGERGAPLLDIGVSWKTFRRGMQAMRDSARDFADHTDRLCIQPGEDIFSQIIRGGDLNRRELGVTAVLLAGTGFDTTVNLIGNAIVLLMHNPAQLAMLREDPDLWPRAVEEVLRFDSPAQIAFRTAVCDLELGGHCIAAGETVALLLGGANRDPGVFADPDRFDITRANAKAHLSFGSGVHACLGAGLARMEATIALRALFERFPALQLDGTPTPRGLATLRGFRHIPAKTGFRTGATWAAR; via the coding sequence ATGGCTACTCGGCCGGGTATGTGGGCTCGGTGGGCCACGATGCATGGTGTGCCGCGGGCGTTTCTGACGGTGCAGGCGCGACGCGGAGAGCCGCTTGCGCGCCTTCTCATCGGCCCGCAGCGCGGAGGGGATCCGTATCCGCTGATAGAACAGATCCGCGCCGCCGGCCGTGTGAAACGCACGCGATTCGTCTCGGTGACGGCCGATTATGAACTATGCCGGACCATATTGCGAGACAACAGGTTCGGGGTACCTTCCCCAACCAATATGGATCTTCCGAAACCGATCAAGTGGCTAATTCGCCGAGCGGACACGCGGTTGCCGAACCCGGCTGAACCACCGTCGATGCTGCAGGTCGATCCGCCCGACCACAGCCGCTACCGGCAACCCGTTGCGCATGCGTTCACGCCCCACGCGATCGACACATTGCGCACCCGAGCCATCGAGCTCACCCATCAGCTGCTTGACCGGCTGGAATCCACGCCATCCCCCGACCTGATCGCCGACTTCGCGACTCCCTTACCTGTGACGATCATCGCCGAGGTACTCGGACTACCCGAGGAACTGCGACCGCGGTTGCTGGAACACGGTGAGCGGGGAGCGCCGCTGCTGGATATCGGCGTGTCTTGGAAGACATTTCGCCGGGGCATGCAGGCAATGCGGGACAGCGCCCGAGATTTCGCGGACCATACCGACCGCTTGTGTATCCAACCTGGCGAGGACATCTTCAGCCAGATCATCCGCGGCGGCGACCTTAACCGGCGCGAACTGGGTGTGACCGCGGTGTTACTGGCTGGCACGGGATTCGACACGACCGTCAACTTGATCGGCAACGCGATCGTGCTGCTGATGCACAACCCGGCTCAATTGGCGATGCTGCGCGAGGACCCTGACTTGTGGCCGCGCGCGGTCGAGGAAGTTTTGCGCTTCGACAGCCCGGCGCAAATCGCGTTCCGCACTGCGGTCTGCGATCTGGAACTTGGTGGGCACTGCATCGCCGCCGGTGAGACGGTCGCGTTGCTGCTTGGCGGCGCCAACCGCGATCCCGGTGTGTTCGCCGATCCCGACCGCTTCGACATCACGCGAGCCAACGCCAAGGCTCACCTGTCCTTCGGCAGCGGCGTCCATGCCTGCCTCGGCGCCGGCCTGGCCCGCATGGAAGCCACGATCGCGCTGCGCGCATTGTTCGAACGATTCCCTGCTCTACAACTCGACGGAACTCCCACACCACGCGGACTGGCCACCTTGCGCGGTTTCCGACACATACCCGCGAAGACCGGGTTCCGAACTGGCGCTACCTGGGCCGCGCGATGA
- a CDS encoding MFS transporter, producing MLVYTIIEAPQRGWRSNTTLSGFAIALGLALAFVALERRAEHPMLDVRLFTDRRFSAASGAVTVTFFALAGFIFLITQYFQVRREFSPLSTGARILPVAVSIAVGSLFGGLLAPRVGTRAVVVTGLISFGTAMAWIAGSVEADAPYWTLIVPQMLFMGLGMGLIATPATESIMLVLPPARAGIGSAVNDATRELGSTLGVAVVGSVFSSIFGTRLLDTAFAATGKAVEAAGSVPVAFRIAAGNPGLLVAAQDSFLSGLAVACTVVAGLCYVAALAGMVALPGRRFQPPLPTSAERWQSVGMA from the coding sequence GTGCTCGTCTACACGATTATCGAAGCCCCCCAACGAGGCTGGCGCAGCAATACGACGTTGAGCGGTTTCGCCATCGCGCTCGGTCTGGCATTGGCATTCGTAGCGCTGGAGCGCAGAGCGGAACACCCGATGCTCGACGTGCGGCTGTTCACCGATCGCCGGTTCAGCGCCGCCAGCGGAGCAGTGACGGTCACCTTCTTCGCGCTGGCGGGGTTCATCTTCCTTATCACCCAGTACTTTCAGGTTCGCCGCGAGTTCAGTCCATTGTCGACGGGCGCCCGCATCCTGCCGGTCGCGGTGTCGATCGCGGTTGGCTCACTGTTCGGCGGGCTGCTCGCACCTCGGGTGGGCACACGTGCAGTGGTGGTCACTGGGCTCATCTCGTTCGGCACCGCGATGGCGTGGATCGCCGGCAGCGTCGAGGCCGACGCGCCGTACTGGACGTTGATCGTCCCGCAGATGTTGTTTATGGGCTTGGGGATGGGCCTGATCGCCACTCCGGCAACGGAATCGATCATGCTCGTACTTCCGCCCGCTCGGGCGGGTATCGGGTCAGCGGTCAACGATGCCACCCGCGAGTTGGGCTCGACCTTGGGTGTGGCCGTCGTCGGCTCGGTGTTCTCGTCGATTTTCGGCACCCGCCTCCTCGACACCGCCTTCGCGGCGACCGGGAAGGCGGTAGAGGCCGCCGGTTCGGTCCCGGTCGCGTTCAGGATCGCGGCCGGCAATCCGGGCCTGCTCGTCGCCGCGCAGGACTCGTTCCTGTCCGGCCTTGCCGTGGCCTGCACGGTGGTCGCGGGTCTCTGCTACGTAGCGGCCCTCGCGGGGATGGTCGCGCTGCCTGGCCGACGGTTCCAGCCCCCGTTGCCGACTTCGGCGGAGCGGTGGCAATCGGTGGGCATGGCCTAA
- a CDS encoding MFS transporter translates to MRRRAGILVAVYVAVLAINLDVTIVNVALPSIATELGADTRGLQWVVDGYNLTFAALVLAAGSLSDRYGRRPALLTGLLGFAATSAGGALVDSTGALVAARFGMGAFAALIFPTTLSIITNTFPDRRQRAAALGGWGAVVGVGVASGPVSGGLLLEHFYWGSVFWALVPVALVAAVLGFLLVPESRDP, encoded by the coding sequence ACCTCGACGTCACGATCGTCAACGTCGCGCTGCCCAGCATCGCGACCGAACTCGGTGCTGACACACGCGGACTGCAGTGGGTTGTCGATGGCTACAACCTCACGTTCGCCGCGCTGGTGCTGGCCGCGGGAAGTCTGTCGGACCGCTACGGACGACGGCCGGCGCTGCTGACCGGGCTGCTCGGATTCGCGGCCACCAGCGCGGGAGGAGCGCTCGTCGACAGCACCGGTGCACTGGTCGCGGCACGCTTCGGCATGGGGGCGTTCGCCGCGCTGATTTTCCCCACGACGCTGTCGATCATCACCAACACCTTCCCCGACCGCCGCCAGCGCGCGGCCGCACTCGGCGGATGGGGCGCGGTTGTCGGGGTCGGCGTCGCATCAGGTCCGGTCTCCGGTGGGCTGTTGCTCGAGCACTTCTACTGGGGCAGCGTGTTTTGGGCACTGGTGCCAGTCGCTCTCGTGGCCGCGGTTCTCGGCTTCCTTCTGGTCCCCGAGTCTCGCGACCCTTAG